Proteins from a single region of Bdellovibrio bacteriovorus HD100:
- a CDS encoding phosphatase PAP2 family protein, whose translation MPVQQFGELLSDPKKLIRHILKVTLIALALAGLALVFVDQQASLYFAEQEVKGLIRAPARILTDIALSEYYFVGSLLVWIFCKWIGPRLSFLQTHLDRVDYYRRWALNFFVALLVAGVITHIIKFTVGRQRPHKTPDFDPYVFDHFTTHWHWHSFSSGHSQVIFTVATMLSVAFPRFKWFWIPFAMLICLTRVVVHDHFVSDIIFGACVGYVGTLLALQLMRKKTSNGIY comes from the coding sequence ATGCCTGTACAACAATTCGGCGAGCTTCTGAGCGACCCTAAAAAACTGATTCGACATATTCTTAAAGTCACCTTGATCGCCCTGGCCCTGGCTGGTTTGGCCTTGGTCTTCGTGGATCAACAAGCTTCTTTGTATTTTGCTGAACAAGAAGTCAAAGGCCTGATCCGCGCCCCGGCCCGCATCCTGACGGACATCGCTTTGTCCGAGTACTATTTCGTGGGTTCTTTGCTGGTGTGGATCTTCTGCAAATGGATCGGCCCGCGTCTCAGCTTCCTGCAAACACATCTGGACCGCGTGGACTACTATCGCCGCTGGGCTCTGAATTTCTTTGTGGCTTTGCTCGTGGCTGGCGTGATCACGCACATTATTAAGTTCACAGTGGGCCGTCAGCGTCCACACAAGACACCGGATTTCGATCCCTACGTCTTTGATCATTTTACGACTCACTGGCACTGGCATTCGTTTTCTTCCGGCCATTCGCAGGTGATCTTCACGGTGGCAACCATGCTGAGTGTGGCGTTTCCGCGCTTTAAATGGTTCTGGATTCCGTTTGCGATGCTGATTTGTCTGACCCGTGTGGTGGTGCATGACCACTTTGTCAGCGATATTATCTTTGGTGCCTGTGTGGGTTATGTCGGCACTTTGCTGGCCCTGCAACTGATGCGCAAAAAAACCAGCAACGGCATTTACTAG
- a CDS encoding YgjP family zinc-dependent metalloprotease, which produces MHRRNFRRSVSIYLYPNKPIKVVAAKSTPQKVIVDFLMTKKDWIEKNFEKFQEIAEKFPDKKIKAYENFPFKGKERKLKVVITLHKKTFVSVTDEHLLLHIPRNDWSASSLIEEHPTALKEIRHFYKREAVDFLSERVKFWAGEMNLHPSQVKFREQKTRWGSCSSRKVINLNWRLIVFTQEIIDYVIVHELAHLQHMNHSSHFWGLVEKYVENYKDIVKTMKESQYLVEFLSET; this is translated from the coding sequence GTGCATCGACGGAACTTTCGTCGCTCGGTTTCCATTTATCTTTATCCTAATAAACCCATCAAAGTGGTTGCGGCGAAAAGCACGCCTCAGAAGGTCATCGTTGATTTTCTGATGACGAAAAAAGACTGGATTGAAAAGAACTTTGAAAAGTTCCAGGAAATCGCCGAAAAGTTTCCGGATAAAAAGATCAAAGCCTATGAAAACTTCCCTTTCAAAGGCAAAGAACGAAAACTGAAAGTGGTCATCACCCTTCACAAAAAGACCTTTGTGTCGGTGACGGACGAACACCTGCTGCTTCACATTCCAAGAAACGACTGGAGTGCCAGTTCCCTGATTGAAGAGCATCCGACCGCCCTCAAAGAAATCCGCCACTTCTATAAACGCGAAGCCGTGGATTTCTTAAGTGAACGCGTGAAGTTCTGGGCCGGAGAAATGAACCTGCATCCGTCACAAGTCAAATTCCGCGAACAAAAGACCCGCTGGGGCAGTTGCTCTTCGCGTAAGGTGATCAACTTGAATTGGCGTCTGATTGTGTTTACCCAGGAAATCATCGACTATGTGATCGTGCATGAGCTGGCCCATTTGCAGCACATGAACCATTCCAGTCACTTCTGGGGCTTGGTCGAAAAGTACGTTGAAAACTATAAGGACATCGTCAAAACGATGAAGGAATCCCAGTATCTGGTGGAATTCCTTTCCGAGACTTAG
- a CDS encoding serine/threonine protein kinase codes for MDKSSSFYSLDPEKVLLAAEHAGFYPTGEFTQLNSYENRVFDIKLEQPCTPDAQSNNVIAKFYRPQRWSKEAILEEHEFLLSLKAEGIPAVAPLLQGHDSTLQEVDGMYVAFFPKVLGRMPQEFLSGELHKVGRLMAQVHNVGARKPAPHRPVLDTSYYGGWETLDHLQDWITPELRDRYNIAAEDILYAIDDSFDTSEFIRIHGDCHKGNLLNNGKEFFLVDFDDFVNGPVIQDFWMLLSGDEDSLDDERMQIIQGYEELREFPDHQWSWIPMLRGLRIIMYAGWIAKRWTDPSFPRLFPEYNKYTYWAEEVEALEKIAWKIG; via the coding sequence ATGGATAAAAGCTCTTCTTTTTACAGTCTGGACCCCGAAAAAGTGCTGCTGGCAGCCGAACACGCGGGCTTTTATCCTACCGGCGAATTCACGCAGCTGAATTCCTATGAAAACCGCGTTTTTGATATCAAGCTGGAACAGCCTTGTACGCCGGACGCTCAAAGCAACAACGTCATCGCCAAGTTCTATCGCCCCCAGCGCTGGAGCAAAGAAGCCATCCTGGAAGAGCATGAATTTCTTCTTTCATTGAAAGCTGAAGGCATCCCCGCAGTAGCGCCCCTTTTACAAGGTCATGATTCGACTTTGCAGGAAGTCGACGGCATGTACGTCGCCTTTTTCCCGAAAGTTCTGGGCCGTATGCCGCAAGAATTTTTATCCGGAGAACTGCATAAGGTCGGCCGCCTGATGGCGCAGGTTCATAACGTCGGCGCCAGAAAGCCTGCTCCGCACCGTCCGGTGCTGGATACAAGCTACTATGGCGGCTGGGAAACTTTGGACCATTTGCAGGACTGGATCACCCCGGAACTGCGCGATCGCTACAACATCGCGGCGGAAGATATTCTGTATGCGATCGATGACAGCTTCGACACGTCTGAATTTATTCGCATCCACGGCGACTGCCACAAGGGGAATCTGCTGAACAACGGCAAAGAGTTCTTCCTGGTGGATTTCGATGATTTCGTCAACGGCCCGGTCATTCAGGATTTCTGGATGCTGCTATCCGGGGACGAAGACAGTCTGGATGACGAGCGCATGCAGATCATTCAAGGCTATGAAGAACTGCGCGAATTCCCGGATCATCAGTGGTCATGGATTCCGATGCTGCGAGGGCTTCGCATCATCATGTACGCTGGCTGGATCGCCAAACGCTGGACCGATCCAAGCTTCCCAAGACTGTTCCCCGAGTACAATAAATACACTTATTGGGCCGAGGAAGTTGAAGCCTTGGAAAAGATCGCCTGGAAAATCGGATAA
- a CDS encoding extracellular medium-chain-length polyhydroxyalkanoate depolymerase: MKKLLAGVFGVVAMSLSAQAAKKASNCEVTGLVDRMTCPYLEKLVSGPHLTRHVKYSLPKGKTPKAGWPTVILYQGSLFPVEFSRSSLMIAGGYNEIRLIQTLLDSGFAVIAPPAIEGVAWMTNIVGIDYDTSEDFYFVEELLVAMGNGEFGKLNMDRLYATGISSGGYHSSRMAVAFPGVFKALAVHSASYADCGGPMCFVPAQVPENHPPTIFLHGRLDPVVPVRTMYPYHETLKNQGVETEMFVSPWARHEWLEEAPELITNWFINHK, encoded by the coding sequence ATGAAAAAACTTTTAGCAGGTGTCTTTGGTGTTGTGGCGATGAGTCTGTCGGCTCAAGCGGCTAAGAAGGCGTCGAACTGTGAAGTCACGGGACTTGTGGATCGTATGACCTGCCCTTACTTGGAAAAGCTGGTGTCCGGTCCGCACCTGACTCGTCATGTGAAATACTCCCTGCCCAAGGGAAAAACGCCGAAAGCGGGATGGCCCACGGTCATTCTGTATCAGGGCAGTCTTTTCCCGGTGGAGTTTTCCCGCAGCAGTCTGATGATTGCTGGGGGTTATAACGAAATCCGTCTGATCCAGACACTGCTTGATTCCGGCTTTGCGGTGATTGCTCCGCCGGCGATTGAAGGTGTGGCATGGATGACGAATATCGTGGGCATTGATTATGACACTTCTGAAGACTTCTATTTCGTGGAAGAGCTATTAGTAGCCATGGGGAATGGGGAATTCGGGAAGTTGAACATGGATCGTCTGTATGCCACAGGGATCTCCAGCGGTGGATATCATTCCAGCCGTATGGCGGTGGCCTTCCCGGGGGTGTTTAAAGCCTTGGCCGTTCACTCGGCATCTTATGCTGATTGCGGTGGACCGATGTGTTTTGTTCCGGCGCAGGTGCCGGAAAATCATCCACCAACAATCTTCCTGCACGGCCGATTGGATCCGGTGGTTCCAGTGCGCACGATGTATCCGTATCACGAGACTCTGAAAAATCAGGGTGTTGAAACCGAAATGTTCGTCAGCCCTTGGGCTCGTCACGAATGGCTGGAAGAAGCTCCCGAGCTGATCACCAACTGGTTCATCAACCATAAATAG
- a CDS encoding LysR family transcriptional regulator has product MSLLSPSLEAFWAVVQKGTVLEAAKMVNLTQTGVTQRIRSLEKQLGVTLFTRSRKGMRLTQEGESLLRYVQVARDLEGDTLSKISGKKESSFFEVCISGTSTLMRSRIIPKASLVMKKNPKLRVRFDITDTDSVLGKLKTGFAQIGALPANQVGLELDSKTLAPERYVLVGTSAWKKRTLDDILANEPIIDFDPQDTVTLDLLKKYKLAGKAQKLRNYANNIDALTYMLQQGLGYSTLTEEFARPYIKDGSLCLLASDLHLDYSVALAWYPRTEMPPYFKQLVESLTKKT; this is encoded by the coding sequence ATGAGTTTACTGAGCCCTTCCCTTGAAGCTTTCTGGGCCGTCGTCCAAAAGGGCACGGTCCTGGAAGCTGCTAAAATGGTAAATCTCACCCAGACAGGGGTGACCCAACGAATCCGGAGCTTGGAAAAGCAACTGGGTGTGACGCTGTTCACCCGCTCCCGTAAAGGCATGCGTCTGACCCAGGAAGGGGAATCCCTTCTGCGCTATGTCCAGGTGGCCCGCGATCTCGAAGGGGACACCCTGTCTAAAATTTCCGGCAAAAAAGAATCCAGCTTCTTTGAAGTCTGTATCAGTGGAACTTCCACGCTGATGCGTTCGCGGATCATCCCTAAAGCCAGCTTGGTGATGAAAAAGAATCCGAAGCTGCGTGTGCGCTTTGATATCACCGACACCGACAGTGTTTTAGGAAAACTAAAAACCGGCTTTGCCCAGATTGGGGCTTTGCCCGCAAATCAAGTGGGGCTGGAACTGGATTCCAAAACGCTCGCGCCGGAACGATATGTTCTGGTGGGAACTTCGGCGTGGAAGAAAAGAACGCTCGATGATATTTTAGCCAACGAGCCCATCATTGATTTTGATCCTCAAGATACGGTGACACTGGATCTGTTAAAGAAGTACAAACTTGCCGGAAAAGCGCAGAAATTGCGTAACTATGCCAACAACATCGATGCGCTGACCTACATGCTGCAACAGGGACTGGGGTATTCCACTCTGACCGAAGAATTCGCGCGGCCTTATATAAAAGATGGCAGTCTTTGTCTTCTTGCGAGTGATTTGCATCTGGATTATTCCGTGGCGCTTGCATGGTATCCACGCACAGAAATGCCGCCGTATTTCAAACAACTTGTCGAATCTCTGACAAAGAAAACGTAA
- a CDS encoding NAD(P)H-dependent oxidoreductase: MKKILILNGHPNEAALCGSLAQKYFDGAKESGFDVKLVHLSRLQFDPILHKGYLQIQELEPDLVQIQKDILWSEHIAIVYPIWWGTVPALLKGFLDRVLLPGFAFKYHKNNPFWDRLLKGRTGRLIITTDAPWWWNKFVNWNPAIHMMKTTVLEFCGVKPVKVTQFDEVKNRKAPQIEAFLQKTYELGKKGI; this comes from the coding sequence ATGAAAAAGATTTTGATCCTGAATGGCCACCCCAATGAGGCTGCCCTTTGTGGATCTTTAGCACAGAAATATTTTGATGGCGCAAAGGAATCAGGCTTTGACGTGAAGCTTGTGCATCTGTCGCGTTTGCAGTTTGATCCGATCCTGCATAAGGGCTATTTGCAGATTCAGGAGCTAGAGCCAGATCTTGTGCAAATTCAAAAAGACATCCTGTGGTCTGAGCACATCGCGATCGTTTATCCCATCTGGTGGGGAACAGTGCCGGCTTTGTTAAAAGGCTTTCTGGATCGGGTGCTACTGCCGGGTTTTGCTTTTAAATACCACAAGAACAATCCGTTCTGGGATCGTCTATTAAAAGGCCGCACCGGCAGGCTGATCATCACGACGGATGCACCGTGGTGGTGGAACAAATTTGTGAACTGGAATCCGGCGATTCATATGATGAAAACCACTGTTTTGGAATTCTGTGGCGTGAAACCGGTGAAGGTCACACAGTTTGATGAAGTGAAAAACAGAAAGGCCCCACAGATTGAGGCCTTCCTGCAAAAAACTTACGAATTGGGAAAGAAGGGGATTTAA
- a CDS encoding DoxX family protein → MKKLNAFYRMLVVFSLLALAAKAGGLLATWNEVPLWIMIQVFFFAGVSHFTPLRHEFVKMIPAVFPAKMLLVYVTGALEILGAIDLADPVTRRFAAKALIVFLILVFPANYYAAKHDIRFRGAKPLSVLQRGLVQIAFIVALYIGGVA, encoded by the coding sequence ATGAAGAAGCTCAATGCCTTTTATCGAATGTTGGTCGTTTTTTCCCTGTTAGCACTGGCGGCCAAAGCCGGCGGGCTGCTGGCCACCTGGAATGAGGTCCCATTGTGGATCATGATTCAGGTCTTTTTCTTTGCCGGGGTTAGCCACTTTACGCCGCTTCGCCATGAGTTTGTGAAAATGATTCCGGCCGTGTTTCCGGCAAAAATGCTTTTGGTCTATGTGACCGGAGCGCTGGAAATTCTGGGGGCTATTGATCTGGCAGATCCTGTCACACGCCGTTTTGCTGCCAAAGCTCTGATCGTATTTCTGATTCTGGTGTTCCCGGCCAACTATTACGCCGCCAAGCATGACATCCGTTTCCGGGGAGCCAAGCCTTTGTCGGTTTTGCAGCGAGGGTTGGTTCAGATCGCATTCATTGTGGCTTTGTATATCGGAGGTGTTGCATGA